Proteins from a genomic interval of Equus quagga isolate Etosha38 chromosome 11, UCLA_HA_Equagga_1.0, whole genome shotgun sequence:
- the C11H17orf75 gene encoding protein Njmu-R1 isoform X2: protein MEITNNESLDGDEKELESSEEGGAAEERRLEPPPSSHYCLYSYRGSRLAQQRGDSDDGSPSGTSAETPSGEDFSLSLVDTNLPSEVEPELRGFIAKRLSKGAVFEGLGNVASVELRIPGYRVGCYYCLFQQEKLLPEIATMDSENSPSEYVVCFLGGSEKGLELFRLELDKYIQGLKNNMSGEERGLENHIKSYLSSWFEDVVCPIQRVVVLFQEKLTFLLHAALSYTPVEVKESDEKTKRDINRFLSVASLQGLIHEGTMTSLCMAMTEEQHKSVIIDCSGPQPQFYNAGSNRFCEAWMQAFLNGAEGGNPFLFRQVLENFKLKAIQDTNNLKRFIRQAEMNHYALFKCYMFLKNCGSGDILLKIVKVEHEEMPEAKNVVAVLEEFMKETLAQSF, encoded by the exons GAATCGCTGGATGGGGATGAAAAGGAGCTAGAGAGCAGCGAGGAGGGTGGCGCCGCCGAGGAGCGGAGACTCGAGCCGCCGCCCAGCAGCCACTACTGTCTCTACAGCTACCGCGGAAGCAG GTTGGCACAGCAGCGAGGGGACAGTGATGATGGAAGCCCAAGTGGCACAAGTGCAGAAACTCCCTCTGGTGAGGATTTCAG CCTCTCCTTGGTGGATACTAATCTACCCTCTGAAGTGGAGCCAGAGCTGCGCGGTTTCATTGCTAAGCGTCTTTCGAAGGGAGCGGTCTTTGAAGGGCTGGGTAATGTTGCATCTGTGGAGCTGAG aattCCAGGTTACCGGGTCGGTTGTTATTACTGCCTTTTCCAGCAAGAAAAACTGCTTCCTGAAATAGCAACAATGGACTCTGAAAACAGCCCTTCAGAGTATGTCGTCTGTTTTTTAGGAGGGTCTGAAAAAGGACTTGAGCT TTTCAGGCTTGAATTGGACAAGTACATTCAAGGGCTGAAAAATAACATGAGCGGTGAG GAAAGGGGCCTGGAGAACCACATAAAGTCCTACCTGAGCAGCTGGTTTGAGGATGTTGTATGCCCAATCCAAAGGGTTGTTGTTCTCTTTCAGGAGAAGCTTACCTTTCTGCTGCATGCT GCTCTGAGTTATACTCCTGTTGAGGTTAAAGAATCtgatgaaaaaacaaagagagacatTAACAG ATTTCTGAGTGTGGCCAGTCTTCAAGGCCTTATTCATGAAGGTACCATGACATCTTTGTGCATGGCCATGACGGAGGAGCAGCACAAGTCTGTGATCATCGACTGCAGTGGCCCCCAGCCTCAGTTCTACAATGCAG gAAGCAACCGGTTTTGTGAGGCCTGGATGCAGGCGTTTTTGAATGGTGCTGAAGGGGGTAACCCTTTTCTTTTTCGACAAGTATTGGAGAACTTTAAACTAAAG GCCATACAAGACACAAATAATTTGAAGAGATTTATCCGACAGGCAGAAATGAATCATTATGCTTTGTTTAAATGTTACATGTTCCTAAAGAACTGTGGTAGTGGAGACATCCTTTTGAAGATTGTTAAAGTGGAACATGAAGAAATGCCCGAAGCCAAAAATGTGGTAGCTGTCCTCGAAGAATTTATGAAAGAAACTCTCGCTCAAAGTTTTTGA
- the C11H17orf75 gene encoding protein Njmu-R1 isoform X1, translating to MLPSLQESLDGDEKELESSEEGGAAEERRLEPPPSSHYCLYSYRGSRLAQQRGDSDDGSPSGTSAETPSGEDFSLSLVDTNLPSEVEPELRGFIAKRLSKGAVFEGLGNVASVELRIPGYRVGCYYCLFQQEKLLPEIATMDSENSPSEYVVCFLGGSEKGLELFRLELDKYIQGLKNNMSGEERGLENHIKSYLSSWFEDVVCPIQRVVVLFQEKLTFLLHAALSYTPVEVKESDEKTKRDINRFLSVASLQGLIHEGTMTSLCMAMTEEQHKSVIIDCSGPQPQFYNAGSNRFCEAWMQAFLNGAEGGNPFLFRQVLENFKLKAIQDTNNLKRFIRQAEMNHYALFKCYMFLKNCGSGDILLKIVKVEHEEMPEAKNVVAVLEEFMKETLAQSF from the exons ATGCTCCCCTCTTTGCAGGAATCGCTGGATGGGGATGAAAAGGAGCTAGAGAGCAGCGAGGAGGGTGGCGCCGCCGAGGAGCGGAGACTCGAGCCGCCGCCCAGCAGCCACTACTGTCTCTACAGCTACCGCGGAAGCAG GTTGGCACAGCAGCGAGGGGACAGTGATGATGGAAGCCCAAGTGGCACAAGTGCAGAAACTCCCTCTGGTGAGGATTTCAG CCTCTCCTTGGTGGATACTAATCTACCCTCTGAAGTGGAGCCAGAGCTGCGCGGTTTCATTGCTAAGCGTCTTTCGAAGGGAGCGGTCTTTGAAGGGCTGGGTAATGTTGCATCTGTGGAGCTGAG aattCCAGGTTACCGGGTCGGTTGTTATTACTGCCTTTTCCAGCAAGAAAAACTGCTTCCTGAAATAGCAACAATGGACTCTGAAAACAGCCCTTCAGAGTATGTCGTCTGTTTTTTAGGAGGGTCTGAAAAAGGACTTGAGCT TTTCAGGCTTGAATTGGACAAGTACATTCAAGGGCTGAAAAATAACATGAGCGGTGAG GAAAGGGGCCTGGAGAACCACATAAAGTCCTACCTGAGCAGCTGGTTTGAGGATGTTGTATGCCCAATCCAAAGGGTTGTTGTTCTCTTTCAGGAGAAGCTTACCTTTCTGCTGCATGCT GCTCTGAGTTATACTCCTGTTGAGGTTAAAGAATCtgatgaaaaaacaaagagagacatTAACAG ATTTCTGAGTGTGGCCAGTCTTCAAGGCCTTATTCATGAAGGTACCATGACATCTTTGTGCATGGCCATGACGGAGGAGCAGCACAAGTCTGTGATCATCGACTGCAGTGGCCCCCAGCCTCAGTTCTACAATGCAG gAAGCAACCGGTTTTGTGAGGCCTGGATGCAGGCGTTTTTGAATGGTGCTGAAGGGGGTAACCCTTTTCTTTTTCGACAAGTATTGGAGAACTTTAAACTAAAG GCCATACAAGACACAAATAATTTGAAGAGATTTATCCGACAGGCAGAAATGAATCATTATGCTTTGTTTAAATGTTACATGTTCCTAAAGAACTGTGGTAGTGGAGACATCCTTTTGAAGATTGTTAAAGTGGAACATGAAGAAATGCCCGAAGCCAAAAATGTGGTAGCTGTCCTCGAAGAATTTATGAAAGAAACTCTCGCTCAAAGTTTTTGA